Below is a genomic region from Paraburkholderia phenazinium.
CTCGAGATGCTCTGCAAGGCGATGCGCGACCGCTACGACCTCGTCGCCATCACCAACGATATCTACACGAAGGAAGACCAGCGTCTGCTGACGGTGGCGGGCGCGTTGCCGGCCGAACGCATCATGGGCGTGGAAACGGGTGGCTGCCCGCATACCGCGATTCGCGAAGACGCCTCGATCAACCTGGAAGCCGTCGACCGCATGCTGACGCGCTTCCCCGATGCGGACATCGTCTTCATAGAATCGGGCGGCGACAACCTGGCGGCAACCTTCAGCCCGGAACTGTCGGACCTGACGATCTATGTGATCGACGTGGCCGGCGGCGAAAAGATTCCACGCAAAGGCGGCCCGGGGATCACGAAGTCGGACATTCTGGTGATCAACAAGACGGACCTCGCACCGATGGTCGGTGCGAACCTCGACGTGATGGCATCCGACGCGAAGAAGAT
It encodes:
- the ureG gene encoding urease accessory protein UreG, whose product is MNAPQHHTAHRTKKLPPLRVGVGGPVGSGKTTLLEMLCKAMRDRYDLVAITNDIYTKEDQRLLTVAGALPAERIMGVETGGCPHTAIREDASINLEAVDRMLTRFPDADIVFIESGGDNLAATFSPELSDLTIYVIDVAGGEKIPRKGGPGITKSDILVINKTDLAPMVGANLDVMASDAKKMRGERPFVMCNLKALDGLDEVIAFIEKKGLLTV